A part of Prevotella melaninogenica genomic DNA contains:
- a CDS encoding peptidylprolyl isomerase, with protein sequence MAALGKIRSKGGMLVAAIGLALFAFLAEEGFRSCNGIKGEARQQIGEILGKKISVQDYQKLIDEYQSAIKFTMQRDNLTEQELNQVKDQVWQQLVSNRVIEADAAKVGLTVTENELQNVLNDGSNPILAQTPFVNQQTGRFDVNALKQFFDSYNKAKAAKSPQLEQMQAVYDYWLFVEKNLRSQLLAQKYQSLLASCVLSNKAEAKMAFKDNNEESQIQLASLAYSTVKDADVKVTDGDLKAKYEELKPAFRQNVETRDIKFVDFQIKASTVDRNQVVKEMNEFQKQLASAEDPAAVVSKSGSEISYLGLPVSSKAYQQYPDIASKIDSLSVGTTGVTENKQDNTLNIIRVLSKAQLADSIQFRQINIAAATIEEARAKADSIQKALAGGADFDALAKRYGQTGEKVWFTGQQYEMAPSMSQDNRTFVNALLNGEVNATQNLSLAQGSIILQVLDKKNFTTKTTAAVIKKVIDFSKATRSDAYNKFSEFVAKSTNVADLEKNAPKSGYQVQSLNDISTAEHYVAGIQGTRDALKWLFEAKQGDVSPLYECGNNDHLLVIALTAVHPKGYRAWDDAQVKEILKREVIKDKKAEKLMAKLKGVNSIAAAQAKGAKVTPVNQITFSAPAFVQATGSVEPALSGAVAGTAAGKFSKAPVKGNAGVYVFQVEKKAMRAGSKYNETLTMQQDAQMNMQLVGNFMQDLILKANVVDNRYLFF encoded by the coding sequence ATGGCAGCATTAGGAAAAATCAGAAGCAAAGGAGGCATGCTGGTAGCAGCTATCGGTCTTGCCTTGTTTGCATTCTTAGCTGAAGAGGGTTTCCGCTCTTGTAATGGTATCAAGGGGGAAGCACGTCAGCAGATTGGAGAAATTCTGGGCAAAAAGATTAGTGTTCAGGATTATCAGAAATTGATTGATGAATATCAGTCAGCAATAAAGTTCACTATGCAACGTGATAACCTCACAGAGCAGGAACTTAACCAAGTAAAGGATCAGGTATGGCAGCAGCTCGTAAGCAATCGTGTTATCGAGGCTGATGCTGCAAAAGTTGGTCTTACGGTTACTGAGAATGAATTGCAGAATGTATTAAATGATGGTTCCAACCCAATTTTGGCGCAGACTCCTTTCGTTAATCAGCAGACTGGTCGTTTTGATGTAAACGCTCTTAAGCAGTTCTTTGACAGCTATAACAAGGCAAAAGCTGCTAAGTCTCCACAGCTTGAGCAGATGCAGGCTGTTTATGATTATTGGCTCTTTGTTGAGAAGAATCTTCGCTCACAGTTGCTTGCCCAGAAGTATCAATCACTGCTTGCAAGCTGTGTTCTCTCAAACAAAGCAGAGGCTAAGATGGCCTTTAAGGACAACAACGAAGAGAGCCAAATTCAGTTGGCATCTTTAGCTTACAGTACTGTAAAGGATGCTGATGTTAAGGTTACTGACGGAGACCTTAAGGCAAAGTATGAAGAACTAAAGCCAGCTTTCCGTCAGAATGTTGAGACACGTGATATTAAGTTTGTTGACTTCCAGATTAAGGCAAGCACTGTTGACCGCAATCAGGTTGTTAAGGAGATGAATGAATTCCAGAAGCAGCTTGCTTCTGCTGAGGATCCAGCTGCTGTTGTTAGCAAGAGTGGCTCTGAGATTTCTTATCTCGGTCTCCCTGTAAGCAGCAAAGCTTATCAGCAGTATCCTGATATAGCATCAAAGATTGATTCTCTTTCAGTGGGAACAACAGGTGTAACAGAGAATAAGCAGGACAACACATTGAATATTATCCGTGTACTTTCAAAGGCACAGTTGGCAGACTCTATTCAGTTCCGACAGATTAATATTGCAGCAGCTACTATCGAAGAAGCACGTGCTAAAGCTGATTCAATCCAAAAGGCATTGGCTGGTGGTGCAGACTTCGACGCACTTGCAAAGCGTTATGGTCAGACTGGTGAGAAAGTCTGGTTTACAGGTCAGCAGTATGAAATGGCTCCAAGTATGAGTCAGGATAATCGTACATTTGTGAATGCCTTGCTCAATGGTGAGGTAAATGCAACTCAGAACCTTTCTCTTGCACAGGGTAGCATAATTCTGCAAGTACTTGATAAAAAGAATTTCACAACTAAGACTACTGCTGCTGTTATCAAGAAGGTTATAGATTTCTCTAAGGCAACACGCAGCGATGCTTACAATAAGTTCTCTGAGTTTGTTGCTAAGAGTACTAACGTAGCTGACCTTGAGAAGAACGCTCCTAAGTCAGGCTATCAAGTGCAGTCACTCAACGACATTTCTACAGCAGAGCATTATGTTGCAGGTATTCAAGGTACACGTGATGCACTTAAGTGGCTCTTTGAGGCTAAGCAGGGTGATGTATCACCCCTATACGAGTGCGGTAACAATGATCATCTCTTGGTTATCGCTTTGACAGCTGTTCATCCAAAGGGTTATCGTGCATGGGATGACGCACAGGTGAAGGAGATTCTCAAACGTGAGGTAATAAAGGATAAGAAGGCCGAAAAGCTCATGGCTAAGCTCAAGGGTGTAAACTCTATCGCTGCAGCTCAGGCAAAGGGTGCTAAAGTCACTCCTGTAAACCAAATTACTTTCTCTGCTCCTGCTTTCGTACAGGCAACAGGTTCTGTTGAGCCAGCTCTTTCTGGCGCAGTAGCTGGTACTGCAGCTGGCAAGTTCTCTAAGGCACCTGTGAAAGGTAACGCTGGCGTTTACGTATTCCAAGTTGAAAAGAAAGCTATGCGTGCAGGTTCTAAGTATAATGAGACTTTGACAATGCAGCAGGATGCTCAGATGAATATGCAGTTAGTAGGCAACTTCATGCAGGATCTTATCCTCAAAGCAAACGTTGTTGATAATCGTTACCTTTTCTTCTAA
- a CDS encoding ABC transporter permease: protein MSDTEKTIKPINKKKASSGALSFISSLCYIWWLETKSTIKDEGVLIFFLLVPLAYPLLYSWIYNNEVVREVPVAIVDLSHSASSREFIQDFDASPDVRAAYYCNNLKEAETLVGKQAVHGVLYFPSDFDRTLHRGEKAYVSVYCDMSLMLTYKAIYQTALAVSMEMGTDIKKKQDLSFTKRDEEVSTEPMIVDAEPIFNTTGGYGNAILPGVLILILQQTLLLGIGLSAGTARENNRFQDLVPIGKHYNGIMKIVLGKSSCYFMIYSVMSAYITMVVPHLFNFTMLARPADLFCLLLPYLLAVIFFGMTISCLVRYRENVMLLVVFTSIPFLFLTGVSWPQSNIPGGWQGFSWLIPSTFGVRGYLRIASMGATIDDILPEVRALWIQAAVYFVTTCFVYRFQIINARKHAISHYQMIQDRIKTAREKQTTSK, encoded by the coding sequence ATGTCAGATACGGAGAAAACAATAAAACCGATTAATAAAAAGAAAGCAAGCTCAGGAGCACTGAGTTTTATTTCTTCTCTTTGTTATATATGGTGGTTGGAAACAAAAAGTACGATTAAGGACGAAGGAGTTTTAATATTCTTCCTTCTTGTTCCTTTGGCTTATCCTCTTCTTTATTCATGGATATATAACAATGAAGTGGTGCGTGAGGTGCCTGTAGCTATTGTAGATTTGTCTCACTCCGCCTCTTCTCGTGAGTTTATTCAAGATTTCGATGCATCACCCGATGTGCGAGCCGCCTACTATTGTAATAATCTAAAGGAAGCAGAAACATTGGTAGGGAAGCAAGCTGTACATGGTGTACTTTATTTTCCAAGTGATTTTGACCGCACTTTGCATCGTGGAGAAAAGGCATACGTAAGTGTCTATTGTGATATGAGTCTGATGCTTACCTATAAGGCAATCTACCAGACTGCATTGGCGGTATCAATGGAAATGGGGACTGATATAAAAAAGAAACAAGATTTATCGTTTACGAAACGGGATGAAGAAGTAAGCACTGAACCAATGATCGTAGATGCTGAACCCATCTTTAATACAACAGGTGGCTATGGTAATGCTATCCTACCAGGTGTATTGATTCTTATTCTTCAGCAGACTTTGCTTCTTGGTATTGGTCTATCGGCAGGTACTGCACGTGAAAACAACCGATTCCAAGACCTTGTTCCTATTGGTAAACACTATAATGGTATCATGAAGATTGTACTTGGTAAATCCTCTTGTTATTTCATGATTTATAGCGTGATGTCGGCTTATATCACAATGGTTGTCCCCCATTTATTCAATTTCACGATGCTGGCTCGCCCTGCTGATCTCTTTTGCCTTCTCTTGCCATATCTATTAGCGGTTATTTTCTTTGGTATGACAATCTCTTGTCTTGTACGTTATCGTGAGAATGTAATGCTTTTAGTAGTCTTTACATCCATTCCTTTCCTTTTCCTTACTGGAGTTTCATGGCCACAGAGTAATATTCCTGGTGGATGGCAAGGGTTTAGTTGGCTTATTCCTTCAACCTTTGGTGTTCGTGGCTATCTACGAATAGCATCAATGGGTGCAACTATTGATGACATACTGCCTGAAGTGCGTGCGTTATGGATTCAAGCAGCTGTGTATTTTGTAACAACCTGCTTTGTCTATAGATTCCAAATTATCAATGCACGTAAGCATGCAATCTCGCACTATCAGATGATTCAAGATAGAATTAAAACAGCACGCGAAAAGCAGACAACAAGTAAATAA
- a CDS encoding ABC transporter permease encodes MKKLLIYIRRLINLSAREVGLMIHNPIYICCMVVFPLVIIFFFTSLMNEGQPEKLPCGVVDYDNTSVTRAMIRQLDAFQNTRVAGHYTNVAEARKAIQRNEIYGFLYIPEGTTAKLISQRQPEISFYYSNVSLVAGGMLFKDLKTVTTLSSAAVGAAKLQMLGKTSDEIKTIIQPIVLDVHMVGNPWMNYNVYLSTVMIPGILLLFMFLITAYSIGTELKFGRAKEWMSMAGNHILIALTGKLLPQTLIFLTIFLGYEWYIYGHLNFPHSGGLHTIIFLALLTVLSSQGFGVFVFGLMPSLRMSMSVCSLWAVVGFSACGATFPLFAMDGMIEALAQTIPLRHYYMIYQICIFNGYPLIDAWVNVLALVIFASLPILVIRNIKRAMVEYVYIP; translated from the coding sequence ATGAAGAAATTACTCATATACATAAGAAGACTTATCAATCTTTCTGCACGTGAAGTAGGATTGATGATACATAACCCTATATACATCTGTTGTATGGTGGTTTTTCCTCTTGTCATTATCTTCTTCTTTACTTCATTGATGAATGAGGGACAGCCAGAGAAGCTACCATGTGGAGTGGTTGATTATGATAACACTTCAGTTACACGTGCCATGATTCGTCAGTTAGATGCTTTCCAAAACACACGTGTAGCAGGTCATTACACCAATGTTGCTGAAGCACGTAAGGCCATACAGCGTAATGAAATATACGGTTTCCTCTATATCCCAGAAGGAACAACGGCAAAGCTCATTTCTCAACGTCAACCTGAGATATCTTTCTATTATAGTAATGTGTCACTTGTTGCAGGCGGTATGCTTTTCAAAGACCTCAAAACCGTTACGACACTTAGTTCAGCAGCTGTTGGTGCAGCTAAGTTGCAGATGCTTGGAAAGACTTCCGATGAGATTAAAACAATCATTCAACCTATTGTACTTGATGTTCACATGGTAGGCAATCCTTGGATGAACTATAATGTTTATTTGAGTACTGTCATGATTCCTGGTATTCTATTACTGTTTATGTTTCTTATTACAGCCTACTCTATTGGTACAGAATTAAAGTTTGGACGAGCTAAAGAATGGATGTCAATGGCAGGAAATCATATTCTTATTGCCCTTACGGGTAAACTGTTACCACAGACGCTCATATTTTTAACCATCTTTTTAGGGTATGAATGGTATATATATGGTCACCTAAATTTTCCACACTCTGGTGGTCTACATACGATTATTTTCCTTGCCCTTCTCACCGTATTGTCGTCACAAGGCTTTGGAGTTTTCGTCTTCGGACTGATGCCATCCTTGCGAATGTCAATGAGTGTATGTTCTCTTTGGGCGGTAGTAGGCTTCTCAGCTTGTGGTGCAACCTTTCCACTTTTTGCAATGGATGGTATGATTGAAGCATTGGCTCAGACTATCCCACTGCGCCATTATTATATGATTTATCAAATATGTATCTTCAATGGTTATCCGTTGATTGATGCCTGGGTTAATGTGTTAGCATTGGTTATCTTTGCGTCACTTCCAATCCTTGTGATTAGAAATATAAAACGGGCTATGGTAGAGTATGTGTATATTCCATAA
- a CDS encoding HlyD family secretion protein: MSAKSQHNNILLAVLGFVSVVVIVAIIGYFTIDRTDEVIQGEVEVSEYRVACKYPGRITDIKVKEGDVVHKGDILATLAIPEADTQEKVAEAAAGATDALSALTEGPTRRETVESAYQIYQQAIAANSIAEKTYGRMQRLYDEGVMSAQKRDEAMAAYEATKAGVEVAKSQWELAKNGAQKETKEAAKKQAQAARSAIDVVRSVLKETVQRATEDGEVETIYPKVGELVGLGSPIMSISMVDDIWGTFNVREDQLKNMKVGTLLKAFVPALDKTIELRVTSLKDKGSYAVWKATKTNGQYDLKTFQVKAKPIKKVEGLKPGMSLILKK, translated from the coding sequence ATGTCAGCAAAATCACAACATAATAACATCCTCTTAGCCGTCTTAGGCTTTGTCTCAGTGGTCGTTATTGTAGCCATTATTGGTTATTTTACGATTGATCGTACTGATGAAGTTATACAAGGAGAAGTTGAAGTAAGCGAATACCGTGTTGCTTGTAAGTACCCTGGACGTATTACCGATATAAAAGTAAAGGAAGGTGACGTTGTCCATAAGGGAGATATCCTTGCAACATTAGCTATTCCCGAGGCAGATACACAAGAGAAAGTGGCAGAAGCTGCTGCTGGTGCAACTGACGCATTGAGTGCCTTGACAGAAGGTCCTACTCGTCGTGAAACGGTTGAAAGTGCCTATCAGATTTATCAGCAAGCGATTGCTGCAAATAGTATTGCCGAAAAGACCTATGGTCGTATGCAACGATTATATGATGAAGGCGTGATGAGTGCACAGAAACGTGACGAGGCTATGGCTGCATACGAGGCAACGAAAGCTGGCGTCGAGGTTGCTAAGTCGCAGTGGGAACTTGCTAAAAATGGTGCACAGAAAGAAACAAAAGAGGCTGCAAAGAAGCAAGCCCAAGCTGCACGTTCAGCCATTGATGTTGTTCGCTCAGTGTTGAAAGAAACTGTACAGCGTGCAACAGAAGATGGAGAAGTAGAAACAATCTATCCCAAAGTGGGAGAACTTGTTGGCTTAGGTAGTCCTATTATGAGTATCTCTATGGTTGATGATATATGGGGTACTTTTAATGTTCGTGAGGATCAACTCAAGAATATGAAGGTTGGGACATTGCTTAAAGCCTTTGTTCCTGCTCTTGACAAGACCATCGAACTGCGTGTAACTTCCTTGAAGGATAAAGGTTCTTACGCTGTGTGGAAGGCGACTAAGACCAACGGACAATATGATTTAAAGACATTCCAAGTAAAAGCAAAACCAATAAAGAAGGTTGAAGGTTTGAAACCTGGCATGTCGTTGATATTAAAGAAGTAG
- a CDS encoding TolC family protein encodes MKKILTIIMFWGATLGVHAQAVYSLQQCRELALQNNRQLKVSRMTIDVAENTRKVAKTKYLPRVDALAGYQHFSREISLLSDEQKISFSNLGTNTFGQLGGQISQNLNSLAQQGILSPQMTQQLGQLFSNVATPLAQAGNNIGQRINDAFRSNTKNVYAGGIVVNQPIYMGGAIKAANDMAAIGEQVAQNNISLKRQLVLYGVDNAYWLAISLKKKEALAIRYRDLAQKLNEDVKKMIREGVATRADGLKVEVVVNTADMQIARIQSGVSLAKMALCELCGLELNGDIQLSDEGDADLPPTPSTQFDNYMPSASDTTRLMESRPELRLLQNAIDMSKQNTKLIRSLYLPHVLLTAGYSVSNPNLFNGFQKRFTDLWNIGVTVQVPVWTWGENKYKIRASKTATSIAQMEMVDVRKKIDLEIEQNRLRLKDANKQLATSHKNMAAAEENLRCANVGFKEGVMTVTEVMAAQTAWQTARMAIIDAEISVKLAQAGLQKALGEL; translated from the coding sequence ATGAAGAAAATACTCACCATAATAATGTTTTGGGGTGCAACCTTGGGTGTTCATGCACAAGCAGTGTATTCCTTGCAGCAATGTCGAGAACTTGCTTTACAGAATAATCGCCAATTAAAGGTATCTCGGATGACTATAGATGTAGCGGAGAATACTCGTAAGGTAGCTAAGACTAAGTATCTTCCACGTGTTGATGCACTCGCTGGGTATCAGCACTTTTCACGTGAGATTTCACTTCTCAGTGATGAGCAGAAGATTTCTTTTAGTAATCTTGGAACAAATACATTTGGTCAGTTAGGTGGTCAGATTAGTCAGAATCTCAACTCACTTGCACAACAAGGTATTCTTAGTCCACAGATGACTCAGCAGCTTGGTCAGCTTTTCAGCAATGTTGCTACACCACTCGCTCAGGCAGGAAATAATATCGGACAGCGTATTAATGATGCATTTCGTTCAAACACAAAGAATGTTTATGCAGGTGGTATTGTTGTAAATCAACCTATTTATATGGGTGGGGCTATCAAAGCTGCAAACGATATGGCGGCTATTGGAGAGCAGGTTGCACAGAATAATATTAGCCTTAAGCGCCAGTTAGTACTCTACGGAGTTGACAATGCGTATTGGCTTGCTATTTCCTTAAAGAAGAAAGAGGCTTTAGCAATACGTTATCGCGACTTAGCACAAAAACTAAATGAGGATGTCAAGAAGATGATACGTGAAGGTGTGGCTACACGAGCTGATGGTTTAAAAGTTGAGGTAGTAGTTAATACTGCTGATATGCAGATTGCCCGTATTCAAAGTGGTGTTTCATTGGCAAAGATGGCATTGTGCGAACTTTGTGGTCTTGAGTTAAATGGCGACATACAGTTATCAGATGAAGGAGATGCTGACCTTCCTCCTACCCCATCTACACAGTTTGACAATTACATGCCCTCTGCTTCAGATACTACAAGGCTTATGGAGTCTCGTCCAGAGTTACGACTCTTGCAGAATGCAATTGATATGAGCAAACAAAATACAAAACTTATTCGTTCGCTCTATCTTCCTCACGTACTTTTAACTGCTGGCTATTCCGTATCGAATCCAAATCTCTTTAATGGCTTCCAGAAGCGCTTTACAGATTTATGGAACATTGGAGTGACTGTTCAAGTACCAGTATGGACTTGGGGAGAAAACAAATATAAGATTCGTGCGAGCAAGACAGCTACAAGTATAGCACAGATGGAAATGGTTGATGTACGTAAGAAGATAGATTTGGAAATTGAACAGAATAGACTCCGACTTAAAGATGCTAACAAACAACTTGCTACCTCTCATAAGAATATGGCAGCAGCAGAAGAGAACTTACGTTGTGCCAATGTAGGCTTTAAGGAGGGTGTAATGACTGTTACAGAAGTCATGGCAGCGCAGACGGCTTGGCAAACTGCACGTATGGCAATTATTGATGCGGAGATTAGTGTTAAATTAGCACAGGCAGGATTGCAGAAGGCACTTGGTGAACTATAA
- a CDS encoding DUF4492 domain-containing protein produces the protein MNENGFFYRVFDLYYDGFRHMTLGKTLWTVIIIKLVIMFLVLKIFFFPNFLKENAEAGKESDFIEQQLMKR, from the coding sequence GTGAACGAAAACGGTTTCTTTTATCGTGTCTTTGACCTTTATTACGATGGTTTCCGACACATGACATTAGGTAAGACGCTATGGACAGTGATAATAATTAAACTGGTCATTATGTTTCTTGTGTTGAAAATATTCTTCTTTCCAAACTTTCTAAAAGAGAATGCGGAAGCTGGAAAAGAAAGTGATTTTATTGAACAACAGCTGATGAAGCGATAG